The nucleotide sequence CGATATTATTGATCATTATGAGAATTACCGTGCTGACCTCCTGACGGGTAAAGCAATGGTAGTAGCTTATTCTCGCGCTATTGCCATGAAAATGTATAACCGATTCTTGGAGCTGAGACCTGGTTGGAAAGAAAAAGTCAAAGTTGTAATGACAGAGAGCAACAAGGATCCGGAGGAATGGCGTGCAGTTATCGGCAATAAACGTCGCCGTGATGAACTTGCTAAAGAGTTCAAAGATAATAATAGCGAGATGAAGATTGCTATTGTTGTAGATATGTGGCTGACCGGTTTTGATGTACCCTCTCTCGCAACAATGTATGTTTACAAACCGATGCAAGGCTATAACCTGATGCAGGCTATTGCACGCGTTAACCGTGTCTTCCGTGATAAGGAAGGTGGTCTGATTGTAGATTATGTTGGTATTGCTTCTGCACTGAAGCAGGCAATGAATGATTACACTGTGCGTGATAAGAAGAACTATGGGGATACAGATGTTGCAAAGGTGGCATATCCAAAATTCCTCGAAAAGCTTTCTATCTGCAGGGATCTATTCCACGTATACAATTACTCCAAATTTACGAACGGAACTGATCTTGAAAGATCAAAGGCTATTACCGGAGCGGTTAACTTTATCGTTGCTACAGACAAAGAACGTGAAAGAGAAGACTTCATCAAGGAAGCCTTGCTGTTACGTCAGGCACTTTCATTGTGTTCTTCTATGGTGGAACGTGATTTGAGAGTCGAAGCGGCTTTCTTCGAATCAACCCGTGTATTTGTTATGCATCTGATAAACAAGGGTGAGGGAAAGAAAATCTCTCTTCCTGAAATGAATGCACACATCAATGAACTTTTGAAATCCAGTATTAAGAGTGACGGTGTTATTAATCTGTTCTCTGATGTGAAGCAGGAGTTTTCGCTTTTCGATCCGAAGTTCCTTGAGGAAATTTCAAAAATGAAAGAAAAGAACCTCGCAGTTGAACTCTTGAAAAAGTTGATTGCTGAGCAGGTACAGATATACAGACGCACGAATGTTGTTAAGTCTGAAAAATTTAGTGAGATTATTCAGGGAGTTATGAATCGTTATCTTAACGGGATGCTCTCGAATGAAGAAGTCATTGATGAACTGCTTAAGATGGCAAAGCAGATACGCGATGCTAGAGACGCAGGAGATGAGTTGGGGCTTTCCGAGGAGGAACTTGCCTTTTATGATGCATTGACTAAACCACAGGCAATTAAGGACTTCTATGAAAATGATGAGCTCATAGCGATTACGAAAGAGCTAACAGAGGCGCTACGAAAGAACCGTTCTATTGACTGGCAGAAGCGTGAGTCTGCAAGAGCAAAAATGCGAATGATGATTAAGCGACTTTTAAGAAAACATAAATATCCGCCAGAAGGTATGGACGATGCAGTTCAGACTGTAATGTTTCAATGCGAGCTATGGACTGATAATAATGATATGGATAGGCGTGTTGTGAGCTATGCCGAGACGCTGAAGAAGAATGACCAGGATTTGACGATGGTAGCGGAAGATTCTGTCCCATACGGAATTAAGAAGGAGGACTGAAGATATGGATGTGACAAAGGGTAACATCTACGATATCTTGAATGGTAATAGGTGGTTTTTGATCCCGGGATATCAAAAATATTACAGTCTGGAAATTGAACAGTGTAGCCGCCTTTGGAAGAGCATCGTAGAAATGCGGAAGAAGGCTGAGATTGGATATTTTGTAGGTTCAATTGTAAATATCGTAGTGCCTGCAGGGGTTCAAGAATATATGATTATAGATGGACAGCAGAGGCTTATGGCATTGAGGAGGTGCGTAATGTGACCTATGGTAAATCAATCGAACTATTTCTTGTAAATGGTACTGCGGACAGCATCATTACCGCTGAACTCTCTAATTGGAACGGTAAAGCCATAAAGATACCAAGGATAGAGCTTTCATCATGTGCTCGGGATGATATAATACAAGCTGGAATCTATTTTTTGTTCTGTAAGGAAGATGATGGAAGAGATTCCGTTTATATTGGCGAATCCGAGAACGTGAAGGATCGACTTATACAGCACCTTCGGGATTATCAATCAGAAAAAGAAAAATACTACTGGAATACAGCCGTAATATTCACGGGTAGGGATCTTAATAAGGCTCTTATACGCTATCTGGAGAATCGTTTTGTAGAAATAGCAAAAAATAGCAAACGTTATACCATTCTCACAAAGAACACCTATCAGAACACGGTTATGAAAGAATCCCAAAAGGCCATGATGGAAGAATTTATCGATAATGTGAGGATTCTGATAAATGTGCTTGGATTTAAGGTCTTGGAGCCAGTGCTGCAGAAAGATTCTGTTGGTTCAGCTTCAGATGAGGAACTTCTCTACATTTCGACTGGAAGAGCAAACGCTACTGGTAAAACGACAACAGAGGGCTTTGTAGTTTTACAGGGTGCGACGGTTAATGGGAAAGTATCAGAGAAGTTAAACGTGGGCATAGTCAAGCTTCGCAAGAAAATGGTTGGCAATGGTAAAATAAATGATCTGATTACGACAGAAGATCTCTTATTTTCCAGCTCGTCGGCGGCCGCAGATTTTGTTCTTGGCTACAGCGCGAGTGGTCCGAGGACATGGAAAGCAAAGGATGGTCGCTCTCTTAAAGATATCGAAAGCAGAAAGACAGAATGACAAGAGAAGAATTCAAGCAGAAAATTATATACTAACCGTATTTATCGGGATCTGTTAGACACTCTCTAGGTTGAGACGATAACATTTCAGACTTGTTTCCTCAAAGCGTAGTTTTGAGACATTCTCGGAGATTCAGGTCGTCTGCGTTTAGTAGATAAGACGGGCTCTATGACCTGTTTTCACGAACAGGCGAGGTTATAAAGGCAGCCGATTTGGGTGTATTTTTACTTTGGATATATTCCTGCGAACAAACAGACCTAAAAAACAGAGGTCCATGGAAACAGATCAATACCCAGACATTCATCAGCACGTATCGAGCCACATGGAGTGTGTAGTTAAGCTTAAAAGGAAAGACAGTTAGAGATATTGTTATAGCTGGGATTAGAAAATGGTAAAAACTGTGTATGTTTGGTGATACGGGAGTAGGAAACAGGAAGAAATGTTAAATTAGGTATATAGAAAAACAATCAACCAATTATGTTAGTTGATTGTTTTTCTATATACTTAGAGTATAATTTTAGTAAGCAAAGATAGTATTGATTACTATTTAGAGAAATTAAAAAGGAGATACAAAAAGTATCTCCCTTGTACATAAAAATCCATTATAATATAAGTTGACAAGACTATATAGAAATGGGTGAGATTATGTACATTCTAAGTTTAAATGATAAAGAGATAACTTTCAATAACTTAGAGAAAAAAATATATAAATATGTGTGTGACGCGGCATGTAACTTTTTAAAAGAGGTGCTTTCGCACCTGGACCGGGGGTTAATGGATGAAAGAGATACTAAAATATATAGAAATAAAGGATTAAAGTCTACATGTATAAAAATTATTATGGGAAATATTGAATTTGAAAGACGTTTATACGAGTTTAAAACAGAAGATGGGAAAAAGGCATATAAATTTTTATTGGATGAGTACCTGCAAATGGACACTATAGGCCATATTTCAAGTACTTTAGTAGAAAAAATAGTCAATAATGTGACAAATGTATCTTATAGAAATACTGCCAGTAATATCGAAGAACTAACAAACCAAAGAATCAACCATACGGCAGTATGGGACGTAGTACAAAAGTTAGGTTCTAAAATAGAGGAAAAAGAAGAAAGAAAAATATTATTAAATAAAAAAGGAAAGTTAAATGGGTCAAAGGAGGTTAATGTTTTATTTCAAGAACAGGATGGAATATGGTTAAATATACAGGGAAAAGATAAACCCGGGAAAGGCAAATCAAAAAAGAAGGAACTTAAACTTCGAATAACTTATGAAGGATGGAAAAAAAGAAATGGCAGTAAAGACGCCTATGTAGTTGAAAACAAAATAGCATGTGCCAGTTTTAGTACCGGTAAAAAATTTAAGAAACTAAGTGATGCTACTATTGCAGAAGTGTATAATACAGATGAAATAAAAGTAAGAATTTTAAACGGAGATGGGACATCATGGATAAAGCAAGGTATAGAAGATGAAGGAGTATATTTTCAATTAGATCCATTTCATAAAAGCCAGGCTGTATTAAGAAATATTCAAGATAAAAAGGAGTAGGATATATGAGTAAATTTAGAATTGTTCGTTTGTGTGAAAAATTTGAGTTAAAAGAAACAATGACAAAATGGTTCTGCGAGAAATGGCATGTCCCGATTGATGCTTATTTAGAAAGTATGGATATGCGCCTGGAGGAAGTATGATATGTGCCCAATAACTGCTAATCAGTTGAAACGTTCAGCATGGTTAGAGATTCTTCCGTCTTAAACGACTGTGCGATTTTTGACATTTGTTCCGGAGTTTCTTTCATGCCGCGGGAAAACCACAAAATGCAGTTGTTATAAATGCCGCCGATGGTATAGGAGATTTCATACTGTTTTTCAACTGTTGCGTTCTTCGTAAATTCATCAAAAAGGAATCGTTTGGACAGCACATTGAGGAGCAGATAGGACTGCCCTGTTCGGTGGATGAGCAACAGATTATCCTTATGCAGATAAATGGTGCGAAAAATTGTCAGGATATACTGCGTGAAATCAGTACTACCGGATTTTTGATAGACATCCAGAAACTCCTGCATAATAGAATCCAAA is from Clostridium fermenticellae and encodes:
- a CDS encoding DUF262 domain-containing protein, which translates into the protein MDVTKGNIYDILNGNRWFLIPGYQKYYSLEIEQCSRLWKSIVEMRKKAEIGYFVGSIVNIVVPAGVQEYMIIDGQQRLMALRRCVM
- a CDS encoding GIY-YIG nuclease family protein: MTYGKSIELFLVNGTADSIITAELSNWNGKAIKIPRIELSSCARDDIIQAGIYFLFCKEDDGRDSVYIGESENVKDRLIQHLRDYQSEKEKYYWNTAVIFTGRDLNKALIRYLENRFVEIAKNSKRYTILTKNTYQNTVMKESQKAMMEEFIDNVRILINVLGFKVLEPVLQKDSVGSASDEELLYISTGRANATGKTTTEGFVVLQGATVNGKVSEKLNVGIVKLRKKMVGNGKINDLITTEDLLFSSSSAAADFVLGYSASGPRTWKAKDGRSLKDIESRKTE
- a CDS encoding UPF0236 family transposase-like protein — translated: MYILSLNDKEITFNNLEKKIYKYVCDAACNFLKEVLSHLDRGLMDERDTKIYRNKGLKSTCIKIIMGNIEFERRLYEFKTEDGKKAYKFLLDEYLQMDTIGHISSTLVEKIVNNVTNVSYRNTASNIEELTNQRINHTAVWDVVQKLGSKIEEKEERKILLNKKGKLNGSKEVNVLFQEQDGIWLNIQGKDKPGKGKSKKKELKLRITYEGWKKRNGSKDAYVVENKIACASFSTGKKFKKLSDATIAEVYNTDEIKVRILNGDGTSWIKQGIEDEGVYFQLDPFHKSQAVLRNIQDKKE
- a CDS encoding TetR/AcrR family transcriptional regulator → MRRKNLTGERIASYITQALLILMRSEPYAKITIAGITERAGVDRTTYYRHFSSKEEIISKYLDSIMQEFLDVYQKSGSTDFTQYILTIFRTIYLHKDNLLLIHRTGQSYLLLNVLSKRFLFDEFTKNATVEKQYEISYTIGGIYNNCILWFSRGMKETPEQMSKIAQSFKTEESLTMLNVSTD